From Deltaproteobacteria bacterium:
ATTATTCCATGGGCTTTTCTACCCCTCAAGGGGGTACTGAAAAGAGTGACAAGAAATAATTTTGTAAACTTACTTATCCCGTTTATCGGGATTCGGGATGACGAGGAGGTTTCATTTTTTATGGACTGGATAACTGCACTTGTCTTGATCTTCTCTCTACTTTCAGTTTTATTTTTGATAGGCGTTCCTGTTGCCTTTTCTTTCATCGGTGTAAATTTAGTTTTTGGATATATTTTCTGGGGAGATGCCGCATTTTCTCAGACTATTTTGAATCTTTACCGGTCTACCAGCCTTTTCTCACTTGTTCCGGTGCCGCTCTTCATTTTGATGGGCGAGGTCATCTTCCTCTACGAGATTGCACCCAATATGATGGACACGCTCGATAAATGGATCGGAAGAATACCGGGCAGGTTAAGCCTTATGGCAGTAGCGGGCGGAGTTCTTTTTTCAACACTATCGGGTTCTTCAATGGCTAGCACGGCAATGCTTGGGAAGACCCTACTTCCAGAAATGGAAAAAAAGGGATACAAGCCTGAAATGACCATGGGGCCGATTATGGGGAGCGGTTGTCTTGCAGGTATGATGCCTCTTAGCGCTCTCGGCATAGTAACAGCGACACTCGCAAGCATTTCGGTTGGAGATTTTATACTCACCATAATCGGTCCGGGTATCCTGATGGCAACTATTTATGCTCTCTATATTATTGTGAGAGCTCGGCTGCAGCCCCATCTCGCCCCGCCCTATGATCTAAAAAGGGTGCCATTGAAAGAGAAGATAATCCTTACGGCAAAATACGTCCTGCCATTAGGAATGATTTTGTTCTCTGTTGTCGGCATCATCGTGGCCGGCGTTGCAGCCCCTACCGAGGCGGCAGCTGTGGGTGCGCTCATCTGCTTCATTCTGGCCTTTATCTATAAGGGTTTCAGGTTCGACCTCCTCAAAAAAGCCCTTGTCCAAAGCCTGAAAGTGGTTGTGATGCTATTTATCATATTGTCGGGTGCAACTGGCTTTTCTGAAATTCTTGCTTATACCGGGGCAACGCAGAATCTCGTAGAAATTGTGAAGCATATCGAACTGTCTCCCATGGGAATATTGATCATAATGCAGATTATTCTCATTGTCCTTGGCACTTACCTCGAATCACTGGCTATCATGATGATTACTATTCCCATATATATGCCGATCATCAAGACCCTTGGATTTGATCCGTACTGGTTTTGCGCAATATTCCTCATCAACATGGAACTGGCGACGATCTCACCTCCTTATGGCCTGGTTTTGTTTACCATGAAAGGGGTGGCACCCCACCACACTATGGGCGATGTATTCAAGGCAAGCATACCTTTTTGTATTCTCGACACCCTTGCACTTATTCTGGTAATGATATTCCCGAGCATAGCGCTTTTTATACCGCATCTGTTTAAACATTAGTAAGGAGATAGGCATAGTTAAGGATATGGAATGAGGATATCAATAGATGTAGGCGGCACATTTACCGATGTTATTTTGATTGATGAGAAGGAGGGGATTTTTCAATATGCCAAAACCCCTACTACGCATTACGATTTAGCCGAGGGTGTCCTCAATGGGCTGGAGGAGATTCTTGAAATTTCCGGCAAATCCATTCGGGATTTGGATTATCTCATTCATGGCACCACTATTGGCACCAATGCGATTATAGAGGGTAAAGGTGCGAAGGTTGGTCTGATTACCACCGGGGGTTTTGAAGATGTTCTTGAGATCCGGCGGGTAGCCCGCCCGAAGGAAGCAGCCTTCGATTTTGAAGTGGATAATCCGCCGCCCCTCGTTCCCCGTTACTTGAGGAAAGGCGTTATTGAGCGGATGAATAGCAAGGGAGAAGTGTATACTCCCCTCGATGAACATTCTGTCCATAACGTAATAGATTTCTTTAAGAAAGAGAGAGTTGAGGCGATCGCTATTTCTCTCCTCTTTTCCTTCCTCAATCCCCGTCATGAAAAGCGAGTAGCAGAGATATGCCGGGATGCTTTTCCGGAGGCATTAGTTTCCCTTTCCTCGGAGATATGTCCCGAGTTTCGAGAATATGAACGGACTTGTACCACCGTAATGAACGGATACCTCGGGCCGGTTATCAAAAGGTATATGGATAATCTTATGAACCGGCTGAAACAGAAGTACGGGAATATTCGTCTTCACATCATGCAGAGTAACGGTGGCTCGATGGCCGCCGAAGCAGCGGGAGATCATTCGGCTCATTTGATAAATTCCGGTCCTGCAGGCGGAGCAATGGCTACTGCCTACATTAGCAAATTGACCGGATGTGAAATGGCTATCGGTGCTGATATGGGAGGAACAACCTTTGATATTTCAATCATAGACAAGGGGATGCCCAAGACAACCACCTGGGGCGGGGTAGGGGAATACCCCATCAAACTTCCCATGGTGGACATGAAAACAATTGGCGCCGGTGGCGGCAGCATCGCCTGGATTGATAACGGCGGTGTTTTGAATGTGGGCCCTCAAAGTGCCGGATCAGAACCTGGTCCAGCCTGCTATGGATGGGGGGGAGAGCTACCGACTGTTACGGATGCCAATCTTGTCTTGGGTCGTCTCAATCCCGATTATTTTCTCGGCGGCAGGATCCCGCTTTTCCCGGAGCGTGCAATAAAAGCAATCAAGGAAGGGGTGGCTGACAAAATGGCCTACTCCGTTGAAGAAGCTGCCGTAAGCATTATCCGCATTGTGAATGCCAACATGGCAAAGGGAATTAGCGGGGTTTCCGTCCAAAGAGGCTACGACTTAAGGGAATTTATCCTGGTACCTTTCGGAGGCGCTGCCGCGAATCATGCAGTTGACCTTGCAGCGGAGCTTGGGATCAGTAAAGTTTACGTCCCGCCGATGTGCGGCAATTTCTCTGCGGTTGGCCTTGCGGTGGCCGACATTCAGCACGATTATGTGCGCACCTTGGCGAAAAAGCAAAAAGATATCAGCGTAAATGAGCTCCTGAAGGCTTATAACAATTTGGAACGAGACGGGATTCGGCAACTGAAAGAAGGAAACGTACGAGATGAGGATATTCACATTGAATGGTCTGCCGATCTCAGATATGAAGGACAGTCTTGGGAGCTGAATACTCCCATTGAGCGAAGTGCTACTTTCGGTGAGAGGGAATTGCAAAACATTCTCTCATCCTTCCACGCTCTCCATCAGAAGGTATACTCCTATAGCGAACCGAAAGAACCCTTGGAATTTAT
This genomic window contains:
- a CDS encoding TRAP transporter large permease, encoding MTRNNFVNLLIPFIGIRDDEEVSFFMDWITALVLIFSLLSVLFLIGVPVAFSFIGVNLVFGYIFWGDAAFSQTILNLYRSTSLFSLVPVPLFILMGEVIFLYEIAPNMMDTLDKWIGRIPGRLSLMAVAGGVLFSTLSGSSMASTAMLGKTLLPEMEKKGYKPEMTMGPIMGSGCLAGMMPLSALGIVTATLASISVGDFILTIIGPGILMATIYALYIIVRARLQPHLAPPYDLKRVPLKEKIILTAKYVLPLGMILFSVVGIIVAGVAAPTEAAAVGALICFILAFIYKGFRFDLLKKALVQSLKVVVMLFIILSGATGFSEILAYTGATQNLVEIVKHIELSPMGILIIMQIILIVLGTYLESLAIMMITIPIYMPIIKTLGFDPYWFCAIFLINMELATISPPYGLVLFTMKGVAPHHTMGDVFKASIPFCILDTLALILVMIFPSIALFIPHLFKH
- a CDS encoding hydantoinase/oxoprolinase family protein is translated as MRISIDVGGTFTDVILIDEKEGIFQYAKTPTTHYDLAEGVLNGLEEILEISGKSIRDLDYLIHGTTIGTNAIIEGKGAKVGLITTGGFEDVLEIRRVARPKEAAFDFEVDNPPPLVPRYLRKGVIERMNSKGEVYTPLDEHSVHNVIDFFKKERVEAIAISLLFSFLNPRHEKRVAEICRDAFPEALVSLSSEICPEFREYERTCTTVMNGYLGPVIKRYMDNLMNRLKQKYGNIRLHIMQSNGGSMAAEAAGDHSAHLINSGPAGGAMATAYISKLTGCEMAIGADMGGTTFDISIIDKGMPKTTTWGGVGEYPIKLPMVDMKTIGAGGGSIAWIDNGGVLNVGPQSAGSEPGPACYGWGGELPTVTDANLVLGRLNPDYFLGGRIPLFPERAIKAIKEGVADKMAYSVEEAAVSIIRIVNANMAKGISGVSVQRGYDLREFILVPFGGAAANHAVDLAAELGISKVYVPPMCGNFSAVGLAVADIQHDYVRTLAKKQKDISVNELLKAYNNLERDGIRQLKEGNVRDEDIHIEWSADLRYEGQSWELNTPIERSATFGERELQNILSSFHALHQKVYSYSEPKEPLEFINLRVKTIGRNPSLTLPREIMAPVPLSEALKTKRPVYFKDTGFVEIPVYERDRLHGGNEVVGPALIEEMISTTLLPSGWVGVIDEFKNIVITQIN